In the Blautia coccoides genome, GTTTTATGGAGTCTATAAGTTTGTTTTTTATTATGTCCTGCCTTACGGCATAATTTCCACATATCCATCTTTGATCCTGCTGGGAGATTTTACATGGAAAATGGCATTGCAGGAAGGGGCAGCACTGGCTTTTTTTACATTGTTGACTTTTGTGATATGGAAAACAGGTTTGAAAAGATATGACAGTGTCAGTTCCTGATAAAAATATGTATATAGACAGTCTTACACAGACAGCAAAAAACAGGTATAATGTGAGCATAAAGACCAGTCATGTAAAATCTTACCCGGCAGAAAGGGAGGTACGATTCTATGAAAAGTAAAATGAAAGAGGCAATTAAGCTGTCAAGTCAGCCCGTGGCAGTCATCAAATCGGACAGGATGCCTGAAGGAGCCATACATTTCAAAGAGGGAGTGTGGGGCTGTGTGATCCCTATGCTGTCCGCAGCGTCAAAGGGCAGAACCGCGGCGTTTTGTGAGGAAACCACCACATGTCCGGGAGGCAAAGTGGGTATGGGATTCAAAGGCTTTGAACTGGGGACCATCGAATATTTTCTATCTACAGGAGGCGTGGGCCCGAAACCGGGGGAATTTTATAAAAAGAACCCTGATCTGGCTAGGAAATACGCAGAGAATGTACCAAAGGTTAAGGCTGAGAGATACGTTGTACTGAAACCGCTCAGTGAAGTAAAAGAGGAGGAGAAGCCGGAGGCGGTTGTTTTTTTGGTAAATGCGGACCAGCTTTCTGCGCTTGCCACACTTGCCAACTATGACCAGCCAACCCAGGATAATGTACAGATCAAGTTTGGCGCAGGGTGTGCACAGGCCATTCTCTATGCAGTGAGTGATCAGGAGGATGGGAAAAGAAAATGTACCATAGGACTTACCGACCCGTCAGCGCGGAAATGCATCAGCAAAGAACTGTTGTCCTTCAGTATTCCCTATGACAGATATCTGGAGATGGAGGAGCAGGTGGGGGAGAGCTTTCTCACAAAAGACACCTGGGTGCATCTGTCTGAAAGGATCTAAATAAATTGGCGGCTGTAAAAGAATTTGTGAATTTTACAGCCGCCGTCTTTGTATCAGATTAATATTTTCCATAAGTCTTTACCGCGTCGAACATGGCAAGTACATTCTCATGCTTTACCCCATGATCAATGGTGGTATTCACATCAAAAATATAACCGCCGTCCAAAGCACAGATGTCCAGAAGGCGTCTCACCGCGTCTGTCACCTGCTCCGGTGTCCCTGTCTCCAGTATCCTTCCGTCAAACCCGCCGCTGATACAGCAGTTTTTACCCACGATCCGTTTGGCCTCCCTCATGTCGCAGTTTTCAAAGTGGACCAGACACTTTCCGGCAGGAAGTTCGGATAAAAATTCAAGCCGGGAATCATATTTTCCCTCTGTATAGACGTAGGGGATCTGTCCGGCAGCGGCCAGACCTTCTACCAGTGCTTTTAAAGTCGGCCAGTAGAATTCACGGTATTGCTCATTTCCCATGAAACCGTCAAGGCCTTTGTGCAGAGGAATAAATACAACCTTCCCCTTGGAGCTTTCGGCCTGGGCAAGTGCCCCGTAGAGTGTGCCGGGATAGAAAAAGTCAATGGCTTTATGGACATTTTCCGGCTGTTCGTACAGATCAGCCATGGTATCCAGTGTGCCCCTTAGACAGTCACTGAGCATATCGAAGGCGCAGGTTGTTGTGGCCTTGAAAAATAAGGGATATCCGGCTTCCATCATTTCCACGTCAAAGTTATGGGCCTCTTGGTAATAACGGGAGATCATTCCGGCTGCCTCCCCCAGTTTCACGAACATTTCCGCAATGGCCGGATCTGCAAACTGCATCATTCCGGGAAGAGCGCCGTATCCCAGCATTTGGCCGAAGGACATCTTTGCCATAGGCTCCATCAGCTTGAAATTTCTGGGAAGGTATCTCTTCATGATCCAGCCGGTCAGATCTGTCAGCAGTTCTGAATACTCCTCATCACCTAAGTACGCCTTTTCCACAAATTGATGGATGGAATTCTCAGTACAGACACCGCCTTTTTGTCCGGCCCACTGCAGGAAAGAGATTCCCGTCAGTTCAAAACACGGTCCAAGTCCGCAGAAAAACGGGGAATAGCCATAGTTTGCATCCGGTTCATAATCATTCAGATACTGACGGAGGGCGTTCTGCATAATTGAGGAATCGTACATGGCCTCCGCCATGGTGTGTCCAGAATGGGTGACAGAGTAGGTCTGGACAAAAGGAATTACAGGTACACGGTCAGGTTCTTTGACCGCAAGGGCATCATCGATACGTTTCGTTCTTGCCTGATACTGCTTAGTGGTACACATATGCAATCCTCCTTTGCATGGCACAATAATTGTTGATGTTTTTATTGTATCACACTTATAAAAGATTGACTATTATGTAATGAAAAATAAATATTCTGAAAAAACACCTCGGTATTAACTACAAAACAGGATATCGGCTGTTTACCATCCATTTTCAAGATATATATCAAAATCTTTTAACTGCCGTTTTTGTCCCGCATACTTTTCCCGCCACTGTTTGGGGGAAGTTCCCATATATTTCTTGAAGTTTCTGTTAAACGTGGATTCAGAGGTAAAGCCGGATTTGGAAATGATCTCATGGATGGAGCAGTCTGTGCTGCGCATGGAGTCAGCGGCATTCAGGATTCGGATCTTATTGATATAATCAAGGGCAGAGGTATTCATGAATGACTTGAATATCTTTCTGAAATACGTCTCACTGATACTGCAGGCATCGGCCAGATCCTGAATCTTGATAGGGGACCGGTAATGACTGCGGATGTGATCGAGGGCCGGTTTGATCTGACTTATATTATCCATATCCAGGGGTTTGCTGCAGGATAAAAACTCATCGTCGGTTTCCGAAAAAGTCAGGCGGGCGATCCTCATGAGCAGGGAAAATGCCATGGCTTTTACGATATATATATTGTATTCCTTCTGCATCAGCATTTCATGGAGAATGATGCGAAATTCTCCGGCAATTTCAGGATATTCTTTTGCACGGATAAAATGCGCCTTCTGAGTGATGAGCTTTTTCATATAATTCAGCTTGGCTTCGTCATTTCCGTAAGCAGCTTCCAGGCATTTGTCAATATCGATAAAGAGATATTCCCAGGTGATGACACTGCCGGGAATACTGTCTGTGGAATGGGGATAATTGGGGGGAATAATGGAAATCATATGGGGCTGGATCTTGAGACCCTGATCACCCAGAAGTAAATTTCCATTTCCATTATAACAGTAGCCGATTTCCATTAAATT is a window encoding:
- a CDS encoding DUF169 domain-containing protein; its protein translation is MKSKMKEAIKLSSQPVAVIKSDRMPEGAIHFKEGVWGCVIPMLSAASKGRTAAFCEETTTCPGGKVGMGFKGFELGTIEYFLSTGGVGPKPGEFYKKNPDLARKYAENVPKVKAERYVVLKPLSEVKEEEKPEAVVFLVNADQLSALATLANYDQPTQDNVQIKFGAGCAQAILYAVSDQEDGKRKCTIGLTDPSARKCISKELLSFSIPYDRYLEMEEQVGESFLTKDTWVHLSERI
- a CDS encoding uroporphyrinogen decarboxylase family protein, whose translation is MCTTKQYQARTKRIDDALAVKEPDRVPVIPFVQTYSVTHSGHTMAEAMYDSSIMQNALRQYLNDYEPDANYGYSPFFCGLGPCFELTGISFLQWAGQKGGVCTENSIHQFVEKAYLGDEEYSELLTDLTGWIMKRYLPRNFKLMEPMAKMSFGQMLGYGALPGMMQFADPAIAEMFVKLGEAAGMISRYYQEAHNFDVEMMEAGYPLFFKATTTCAFDMLSDCLRGTLDTMADLYEQPENVHKAIDFFYPGTLYGALAQAESSKGKVVFIPLHKGLDGFMGNEQYREFYWPTLKALVEGLAAAGQIPYVYTEGKYDSRLEFLSELPAGKCLVHFENCDMREAKRIVGKNCCISGGFDGRILETGTPEQVTDAVRRLLDICALDGGYIFDVNTTIDHGVKHENVLAMFDAVKTYGKY
- a CDS encoding helix-turn-helix domain-containing protein, which translates into the protein MENTQKPKVEFRYYATLPQLPIYFLTGDNWLSCIGTRTACLHFHNLMEIGYCYNGNGNLLLGDQGLKIQPHMISIIPPNYPHSTDSIPGSVITWEYLFIDIDKCLEAAYGNDEAKLNYMKKLITQKAHFIRAKEYPEIAGEFRIILHEMLMQKEYNIYIVKAMAFSLLMRIARLTFSETDDEFLSCSKPLDMDNISQIKPALDHIRSHYRSPIKIQDLADACSISETYFRKIFKSFMNTSALDYINKIRILNAADSMRSTDCSIHEIISKSGFTSESTFNRNFKKYMGTSPKQWREKYAGQKRQLKDFDIYLENGW